cgtatcctgagtcagaccattggtccatctagctccgtattgcctacccagactggcagcggcttctccaaggttgcaggcaggaatctctctccgccctatcttggagatgctgccagggagggaacttgggaccttctgctctttccagagcagctccatcccaaggggaatctcttccagtgctcacacttctagtgtcccattaatatgcaaccagggcagaccctgcttagctaaggggacaagtcatgtttgctaccacaagaccagctctcccttcttTTGCTAACCCCTGCtctgaccagttttctctcttccttccagcaAAATTGTGACTTGGGAGAGGAAAAATGAGGTGAAACCCAGCAGAGGATTTTTTAGTGATGCCTGAAGGGGAAAAAGAGAGCACAGATTAAAAACTGGAGCACAATTTAAGAATATAAATGGATAACCTGATTTTTAAACAAAGGATGCCAAAAAAAATGGAGAAAGTAAAAGAAAGCCTGTGCCCTCCACGCAGCAAAAGCTTCACTTCTGAACCAATTATTAAACCTCTGTGGGAAATGCAAACAGGTGAAAAATTATATGAATGTATGCACTGTGGAAAAAACTTTAGTGAGAGAGGAAATCTTAttatacaccacagaacccacactggggagaaaccacataaatgcctggagtgtggaaagtgcttcagccagagtggGCAACTTACTATGCACCatcgaatccacactggggaaaaaccacataaatgctgggagtgtggaaagaacttcagcatGAGTGCAGATCTTAataaacaccatagaacccacactggggagaaaccacataaatgcttggagtgtggaaagtgcttcagccagagtggacatcttactacacaccatagaacccacactggggagaaaccacatcaatgTTTGGAGTGCGGAAAGTGCTTCAGCCAGAGTGTACAACTTACTATACACCatcgaatccacactggggagaaaccacataaatgctgggactgtggaaaaagcttcagcagGAGTGCAGATCTTAGtaaacaccatagaacccacactggggagaaaccgcataactgcttcgagtgtggaaagagcttcagcaccagTGGACAACTTACTATacatcacagaacccacactggagagaaaccacataaatgtttggagtgcgGAAAAAGtttcagccagagtggagatcttactatacatcatagaacccacattGGAGAGAAACCGCATAAAtgttttgagtgtggaaagagcttcagcacaagggGAGATCTTACTATacatcacagaacccacactggggagaaaccgcataaatgctttgagtgccgaaagagcttcagcacgaagGGAAATCTTAGtaaacaccatagaacccacactggggagaaaccacataaatgtttcgagtgtggaaagaacttcagcagGAGCGAACATCTTACTATACATcacagaacccacacaggagagaaaccgcaTAAATgtgtggagtgtggaaagagcttcagcatgagtggAGATCTTAataaacaccatagaacccacactggggagaaaccacataaatgcttggagtgtggaaagagcttcagctcaAGGGGCAATCTTGATAAAcactatagaacccacactggggagaaaccatataaatgtttggagtgtggaaagtgcttcagccagagtggaaaccttgctgtacaccatagaacccacactggaagAATGAAGGCACATCTTACTGCGCATGTGCAAACTGAAAATCATGAAACTGCAGAAAAGCCCAAAAATCTCCCTCCATTTGTGAAATATAAACCATTCTGAGATTTCTGCTTCTGTTTTCTCTTGCTTTCCTCTGAATGGATTTATAGATGTGTTTTGTATCGGTGTTATGAATAAATGTTCAAATAGATTAATGAATATTAATTTTTCAACACATAGGCTTCTGTTTCTTCTGAatatctctgtgtgtcactctctGGAATGTGGATTCTGGGTGAAACTCAGCCTGTGCCAAGGACTGTAATGGCAATTTTAATGTTGTTAGTTTTTAAACCCTATACCTGGCAGCAacaatatcggaagatgctgcaggcggatgctcacttgagtgacaacggcaaaggcactatctcatgctgtgtgggaggaaagcaatggtcaaccactcctgcattctaccaagaaagccacatggctctgtgcttgccaggagtccacaccgactcaagggcacaatctCTCCTTTCCTGTCCTTGCTTTCTTCTCCTCCAATTTGCTGCCAGCCTTCCACTTTCTCCTTTTTGCTCTCCCGCGTCACTCCAGCTCAGGGAAGCAAAGCTTGGGAAAGGGTGTGGGGAATGGTGCATTATCACACGCAGCAATGTTGTATAGCTCCTTTCGAGTGAAAGAAAGAtgttgggtatgtttagcctggagcgCGCCCAGGATAGGGATAATTAGTAAGgggattagaaaataaaatggctaatattatcatgcccttatacaaaacgatggtgtggccacccctggagtactgcgtacaattctggtcaccacatctaaagaagaaggacattgtagaactggaaaaggtgcagaagagggcaaccaagatgatcaggggcctagagcacctttcttaggaggcaaggctacaacacctggggctttttagtttagaaaaaagacaactttcggggagacatgatagaggtctataaaatcatgcatggtgtggagaaagtggagagagagaaattctctctcacacatcacactagaaccagaggtcatcccatgaaattgattgccaggaaatttaggatcaggaaacagaggtactttttcacacaatgcatcatcagcttgtagaattctctgccacaagatgtggtgacagccaacaagctggatggcttgaagaggggtttggatcacttcacggaggagaggtctatcaatggctactagttggagggctacaggccacctccagcctcaaaggcaggatgcctctgagtaccagttgcaggggagtaaccgcaggagggagggcatgccctgaacccctgtgggcttctcagaggcatctggtgggccactgtgtgaaacaggatgctggactagatgggcattcttgggcctgatccagcagggctgttcttgggtTCTTAGATGTAAGCCCGGTAATAgattctccttggaggaataaggttccaacttccctccctggaagcacctccagatagggctgggagagagactcctgcctcaaccCACAACCCCATGAGGCAATtaaggggggtgatgggagtggtagtcccacAATGGCTGGAGGCCCTCAGTGTGGTGTCCCTTCCTCTTTGGTCTGGATGGGCTCCGGTGCCTTTTCCTCACCTGAACGCTGCCTAGCCCTGCGAAGGAAGGGACCGCATCTCCCATTGGGACCCCTTGTTTAAAGGAAGCCCTAGATTCCTGCCCCCTTTTAGCAGCAATCTGGGCTGGTCAGGCTCCTTCCTGACATTTGGTTTTCATGAATACAAATAGTGAAGAAGAGAAACCCACACACCAATAACACTGAAGGACCAAATCCAAGAAAAGAGAACTCCTATCTTTTGGGTCTAGAGAAATCCTCAAGATTTGACTGTCAAAGCTCAACCCAACCAGGCAATCGCCAAACCAACTTGGCAAGGGGAAGCACGTCTGCCCTGGCTGCCAGCAGAGGGCGCCGCAGACCAAACCTTCTCCAGGCCTCCCCAGGAccccaagcagcagctggaggcctgGGTGGGCTGGTGTGGGGGcatttgggggtggtggtttggacCTGCTGGGGAAGCCTCTTCCAactaggaaggaggagagagaagtgatggcgtggaatccagggaggaggaaacgctgggtaggacagcaccatcctgaTCAGGTCAGCACCTGGTAGGGTGGGGAACAAGCCCCTCTGTCCCATTGGTTTCCCTTCCTTGCAGGAAAAGAAGGTCTCATGATCTTCCGCACCCACCTTCAGCATGTTGCGCTGCTGAGCAGGCAGCTTCAGGAACTGAGCAGCAGACTCAGCCAACTGGAAGAGGCCTTGGTAGAAACAtagtgtgtgttgttgttgttgaatttatttattttgtggtcATTTGTTAACCAAATttagtgcaaagacataaagctctgtgtttgtttttccaGGAAGAGAAAGATAGGCTGCTCTGAGTATTCTTTGGGCCCAGTGGGGTGAAAAGGTCTCTGGGTCCAGCCCCGCTGCAGAAAAGTCTCTCATGGGAGATGCGCTCAGGGCCAAGAGAGGACAGTTGTGCACGAGTCCATTTTCACAACTGGATACAACCTCAAATGGAATCACAAAAATTGGAATCAATTGTCAAACTGGTCAGCCATGGCTAGCCAGTTAGACGAATCAAAAATCCCGAGGGGACTCTATGGGGGACTTCGCCTATGGGGAACTCAAATCCCTCCATTGTCCAGCATGGGTAGgtgctagggacaccaaagtccgttgggtggtatggcatatTGGGTGTTACCTACCACACAACCGAATCCACAAAGGAAGCAAagcaggactggaactcaggtCCCGCAGGCTCATAAAATACTCCCTTTCCTGCTTCCTACACGACATCAGTTCCTCACTTGCACATACAGGAATCTGTCAGATGCAGCTTTGAATTTGCAAAACTGCTCAATGTATCAAGTGAGTCCAAAACCATTGCAGACTAAGCATTTCCTCCATCCAATGCACCACGGAGAATTACAGAGGGAATCCAGACATCCCCTAATCTcctatgcaaaaaataaaaatggggggaGAGCATGATTTCAAACTGTTTCTGATTTTAATAAGGGAATAGGACCTTTAATTTCCAAAGCTGTTTCTCAACAGCTTTGCTAAGCTCACAGAATGTTCTCTTGCAAACTAGTGGACTACACAAGTTTCTTCACTAACTGTGACTGCCTTAAGCACTCACAGGTTTTCTTCTCAGGACTAGATAgacaatcaggggcgtagcaaggttggagtgggaccgagacaagattttaaaatgcacccctcccccctgcccgctcatgaagcaaagaaatcttaaatgaggctgaatagtggtaatgaaaagcagagtaaaattgatatagatcctatgtgccacaatagaacctcattctaattttttaaaaacagttttataaattgtggacggtGCTAGTCAattgatggtactagagaaagacatgctgttctggtagctccaggtcttaacactcacatcagtttcggaggatgaatacaactgaaggaagcccaggtgggtgcgcggttgggggagtcagtcatgtgatgtgcctctggggggggcctaaggcagtgggcccccagacaactgtctccccttgccctatgatagttatgcccctgtagaCAATAATGCAATTTcagaattttgttttttaaaggacccCTCTAATCTAAGGTTGCAGTATGGGCATTGGAAGGGGAAACCTCTCTTTCTGTCTGTGCAGCTTGGAATCCAATTGCCTCTAAGACATGGGTGGGAGCATTGGAAATACTACCGGTCGGGTAGGAGCACCTTGAAGCAGCTCCAATCTTGCTCTCCATCGCCTCTCACCCATCCCTCTCCTTTGGGGATCCAGTTTGGTTTACAAGGGGTCCTTCTGGCCTCTTCCGGCTTAAGACCTGcggaggttggcctacaactcccatcatccctgactattgcctTATGTgtgcagggatgctgggagttgtagtccaaaaccaacaGGAAGGCttcagttgtgcagcagcccttctttttattttattttatttatttattacattttatatcccgcccttcctccaaggagcccagagcggtgtactccatacttgagtttctcctcacaacaaccctgtgaagtaagttaggctgagagaaaagtgactggcccagagtcacccagctagttatcatggctgaatggggattggaacttgggtctcctgggtcctagtccagcactctaaccactacaccacgctggcttccttctgtagacaatgctgagcccgATGGACCTTCTGTGCCTGTCTTCCAAACTGCACCCACATGGTGCTCTGGACCACACGAGGAGAGGAAGGACGGAGAaatggatgatcctgagcatctCCATCCCATTCCAGAATGAAGGGTCAGTCTGGGCAGAATCCCATGCCTGAATCCTTCCCTGTGCACAAATCCCCCTGGAGGAtggcatgaggaggaggaggaggaggaggaggaggaagagtgcagCCCCCTTGCGATCCCTTTCATCGGAGAATTAGCAGCCGCTGCTAAAGGAAGGAGACGGATTTCTCCCTTCCTCCAGCTTCTCTCCTGGTCCTCAGAAGCAGCCTGCAGGAGCCAGGGATCTTTCCTGCTTGGGGCAGAAAAGGCGCTGCCCGCCCGGGAAGAATGCATCTTGCTGTTtgcatcactcacacacacacacacacacacacacacacacacacacacacacacacactttccccatgGATTTCTCCGccgcccccttcctcctcccaccctcagctctgcccctgctccttCCTCGTCTGCCTGCAGGGCTGGGAGGTCGCCAGCCTGCAGGAACCCCACTTGTGCCCCGCTCCCTTATTATCCAAACAGTCCCCACCACCCACTCAGTGGAAGATCTCCCCCCAGAGATGATTCCAGGCTTTGTCCTGGGGGGCTTCTGGAGGGGGCGCGGCCTTGGGGGCTCAGCcaatgagagagaggagctgggagaggatgcggcggggtggggggaccagtTGGAGGCTGCTCAGAGCCGCCAGCAGattcagcaggaggaggaggaggaggaggaaggccagagggtCCAATCCTGCGCACGGCGAGGTGGAgctgagaggaggaagaggaagtggaggggAGGAGTGAAGAAGAGGGCGGAGGGGGCCGAGCAGGAGCCGGGAGGGGCGGCTGCATTCGTGACAGGAGCCTTTCTGAGGACAAAGGGCCGGAGATGCCCTGATCCTCCCCCGTGGCCTCTTTGAGGCTGAGTGGCGGCGCCAGAGGCCAGCGCTGCTGCTGGAGGAAGGATTGCGCGTGTTTTCTCCGCAGAGGCGGATCAGAGTCGTGGCTGGACTCTGCGGCGAAAGAGGCAGGTGAGAAGCCAGAGGCAGCCGCAcagcattcgggggggggggggcagaggggggggcggtggtctgtctccctccctccctccctcccagccccgcCTCTCTCCTCTGCAAGGGGAAATGTCCCTGCAGGAGGGTTGCGAGGACtgtgcagccggggggggggagggggtcatgGGGGATGGCAAGAGGAGCTCTTCCTTCGCACCCCAGATTGACTTGGCTTCCCCCTGGAAGGGGCAGCTGTGCCCTCCAGATTTACCGGGAAGGCCCCCACGAGCTATGGGGGGAGAGCTCCAGACACCAGCTGGGCCTTTCATTCTGCATTAGAGCTTAGTTTGTTGTAGGtcctggctgggggcggggggggggaaggagggaatccGCTTTTCCCGTCGGTGTTTGGGGGTAAATTCGAACTCGCAGCAAAGCCTGCTGGCTGGGAAAGCACCTGGAGAAGGAGAGATGGAGTAGAGGGGCCACCTTCCAAGCTCTGAAGTGGGGTCTCCTAGAAGAGGGAGGgaacaaaggcaggatgcctctgagtcccagttgcaggggagtcacagctggagagagggcaggcccacaactcctgcctgtgggcttcccagcagcatctggtgggccactgtgtgaaacgggatgctggactagatgggcctccttgggcctgatccagcggggctgttcttatgttcttaacttgtcCTCTTCTCCTCCTGAGGGCAACATGAGCACCAAGCAGGTTGAAAAGggaaagaagcagatttaggctggaaTTTGAAAGAAGGTGCTAACTGGGAGAAGAGTTGGGCAGCAGAACAGCCTGCCTTGGGCAGTGGTGGGGTTCCCTGCCCCGCAAGGTCCAAGAAGAGGCTGGACAGGAATCTGCCAGTgatgctgcagccctgggcaggggGGTAGACTGGAAGATCTTAAgagtcccttccagctctcacATTCTAGGATTCTAGTCATCTGGGTGACCTGTAGATTTGTGCTCCTTGGGCATACCCTACTATCACTGCACAGAATTGCAAGAAGAGTCAGCTAAACTGACCAGGGGGGTTTGTATAGGTAATCAGTTTTCAGACGTAAAACCTGCTGAATACCTAATCAGCTGAACAACGGCAAAATCCCAAAGAGCCAGGACCCTAAATGCAGTCCCCACCGCAGTTCTAGAGGGGACGTTCACGAAACGACCACACTCAGCCCACCTCGGCCCTTCTGGCTCGGGAGACAGAGAAACCACTGTGCACCTTTTAttttactgcacattttacaaGCATATTCGAATCAATTTTCCTTCCTTCATTTTTAATGGGATTTCCGGGGGGGGGCCCGATGAGTTTTATTTAAATTATGCGTGCTGTCAAGTTTTAAAGACACCGTGTCTTGGAACGTGGCCAAGTCTTGCTACGTAGTTTGTCAATTTTGTAGGGCTCACTGTTTGATATTATTGTTggctgttgtttgtttatttttgctggtcaatgaccgaaacaAATCTCTCTATCCATCTCCCTTCCTTTGCAAGGATGGCCATGTGCAGTGATGGTAGGGTATGCCCAAGGAGCACAAATCTACAGTTCGTCCAGGTGACTAGAATCCTAGAATgtgagagctggaagggactcTTAAGATCTGTGATCTTACTGTGATCTGTGCATTTGTTTGGTGTTCAAAATGCCTTTTGGGGTCACATCAGTTAAATATGCTTCAGGTTTTCCTCTGGGACATCCCTTCAAATTTGCTTCTCAATTTACATGCTTAGTATCAAAGCACATGTGGCTGGTAATCAAGAGGAATATGCTGGTTACAGACAGAGGTGTGTTGGACATTtctatccttcccttcctccgaGGAACGCAGGCTGGCAAACATGCTgctgtttcccccctttttaccCACAGTTTGATGAatgccaccctttccccctgGATTGCTCCCTTGGTCCAGAAGGCCAAGGTTCATGGGTGGCACAAGACCATGAACCCAAGAAAAATGCAGTCCCCATGTCTGGGCGAATATGAACCTTAACTTGGTTGCTCATGCCAAAGACCAGTAGCTTCTGGCCACTCCATCTCTAATAGCTCCCAAATATTACCCACCTAACAgaaaccgaatgaatgaatgaatgaatgaatgaatgaatgaacattcCAACCCAAGGGCACCAttctagggatgttcacaaaaccggattgcctggttcggttcgaatttgaaccggctTAGAACCGGGGTGGgcaggttcggttttggttttgctcgaaccaaactcgaaccggttcgaaaaGGTTttacatagagtataatggggattcgaactggcccattataccCTCTGTAGAGCACTTAGGGACACAAAAGTTGGATCAGTGGTTGGCATTGCTGAGCCTCTTTCATTCATGGAACAGAACACACAGTGTATGACCTAATTGTGAACTctttcagagttcacagcaataaTGTAATTAGGGCCATAGTAAATGAGATAGTGCGCAGTGTTCCATGTATGAAATTGGCTCTCCAATACATTGCAatggaaggggggaaatgctgttAAAAATTCCTGAATAGAGAACAATAGATCCTAGGAACTtgggggtctgtggggagagttgcGAGGTGATAccagccatgcccccagacccattttggggtgccctggcaccccacaaaggggggttggggctgcctcaaatccccgtTATGCCCTATGGGaaattgaaaaatacttcaaaaattcaccaatagtcagagaagtgtccgattgccttggggtatggtgggtggtaggcacccctgggtgcctaccacccaccccacttttgtgccccgaGCAGGCCATCCTACCCAAACACACAGTGAGACAACTAAGAAGGCAACCTATTGGAACCAAAAagccaccacagaaacagacctgtGCCTGCACGACTGGAAAGCCAAGAGCAAACCAAgccaaacaacagcacagactagctAGTATACAACAACAGCCACctacatgggggtgggtgggtgggaagaaccTTTAAGAAAGAGAGATACAACAACCGGCAAGAAAACACACAAAATATCCCTTtccacacccaaatgcaaaataaggaggccctatttaaaacccACGGGGGGGGGACAACAAAAAGCCGGAACAACTccacccctcttcttccagtaACTTCTGCCCCACACATTGGTCAAAGGAAGCAAGGACAAAAAAAGACACTGCTGGCACACAGCAATAGGCTGAGTCTGGCACACAGAGGCTGGCAcacagcaataaaaataaattaaaaggctggCTGTGAGGGAATGAGTGAAGGGAAGGGGGTGCTGGCAGGCAGCCACcaaaagggggcggggagagagaaagagagagagagaaagacaatcACTTCGACCCAGctattcctcttaccttgctttcacacagccaaaaattgggagcacacacagctccccaaccaCGGCAGAACACATTTttggtttgtgtgaatgacctccatgtgaAATATCCAACAGAAACACACTCGCACACACTTTTTCGGCGAGAATTTCACAAATCCATCTCTCACCCGCACTGGAAGGTCTTCCCCttggggggatggggctgctctgggaagagcatctgcatgcttgcatgcagagactttcaatttctctccctggcagcatctccaagatagggctgagagagactcctgcctgcaaccttggagaagccgctgccggtttGTGCTGACATCACCAAGCTACATGGACCATTGGTtggactcaatataaggcaactttctatgaTCCTAACTCCTTAAGGATCCCCTCAtaggaatgcaggaagctgccgtatacggagtcagaccattggtccatctggctcagtattgtctacacagatgggtaGACTTGTccagggttgcaagcaggagtgtctctctgtcttatcttggagatgcctccagggagggaacttggaaccttctgctcttcccagagcagcaacatcccctagggggaatatattacagtgctcacacatcaagtctcccattcagatgcaaccagggtggaccctgcttagctatggggacgagtcatgcttactaccacaagaccagctttcctctcatttgctaacctcagctctgaccagttttctctcttccttctagCACTTGTGAGTTGGGAAAGGAAAAATGAGGTGAAACCCAGCAGAGGATTTTTTGGTGGTGCCTGATGAGGAAAAAGAGAACACAGATTCAATACTGGAGCACAATTTAAGAAGATAAATGGATAAACTGATTTGTTAACAAGGAATCAAAAAAGCAATGGAGATGCCCTCCGCATAGCAAAGGCTTCACTTCTGAACCAAGGATTAAACCTCAGTGGAAAATGCAAGCAGGTGAGAAATCATATGTATGTTTGcgctgtggaaagagctttaaccAGAGAAGACATCTTATTATACACCTCAGAATCCACACTGGGCAGAAACCACagaaatgcttggagtgtggaaaaagcttcagcacaagtggagctCTTACTAAACACcgcagaacccacactggggggAAACCACATACattcttggagtgtggaaaaagcttcagcaagAGTGAACCTCTTAATAAagaccatagaacccacactagTGAAAAACGATATAAATGTTTGgcttgtggaaagagcttcagcacgagtggacatcttactacaCACCATAGAACACACTCTGGGGAAAAACCTTATCagtgcttggagtgcggaaaaaGATGTAGCACAAGGGGAAATCTTACTGTACACCAGAGAACCCACACTGGTGAGAGACCATATAAATGCTTcaagtgtggaaagaggttcagcaTGAGGGGAAATCTTGATATacaccaaagaacccacactggggagaaaccatatacatgcttggagtgtggaaagagcttcagaactAGTGGACATCTAACTGGGCATCTTAGAACCCACACTGGTGAGAAACTATAtgagtgcttggagtgtggaaagagcttcagcacaggtGGAGATCTTTCTATACATcagagaacccacactggggagaaaccatataaatgtttggagtgtgagaagagcttcagcacTAGTGGACGTCTAACTA
The Hemicordylus capensis ecotype Gifberg chromosome 14, rHemCap1.1.pri, whole genome shotgun sequence genome window above contains:
- the LOC128336992 gene encoding gastrula zinc finger protein XlCGF17.1-like, with the protein product MQAGEKSYVCLRCGKSFNQRRHLIIHLRIHTGQKPQKCLECGKSFSTSGALTKHRRTHTGGKPHTFLECGKSFSKSEPLNKDHRTHTSEKRYKCLACGKSFSTSGHLTTHHRTHSGEKPYQCLECGKRCSTRGNLTVHQRTHTGERPYKCFKCGKRFSMRGNLDIHQRTHTGEKPYTCLECGKSFRTSGHLTGHLRTHTGEKLYECLECGKSFSTGGDLSIHQRTHTGEKPYKCLECEKSFSTSGRLTRHLRSHTGEKPHKCMECGKSFGQSGDLTKHLRTHTGEKPHTCLECEKSFSTSGHLTRHLRTHTGEKPHKCMECGRSFRQSGALTKHLRTHTGEEPH
- the LOC128336990 gene encoding zinc finger protein 664-like is translated as MDNLIFKQRMPKKMEKVKESLCPPRSKSFTSEPIIKPLWEMQTGEKLYECMHCGKNFSERGNLIIHHRTHTGEKPHKCLECGKCFSQSGQLTMHHRIHTGEKPHKCWECGKNFSMSADLNKHHRTHTGEKPHKCLECGKCFSQSGHLTTHHRTHTGEKPHQCLECGKCFSQSVQLTIHHRIHTGEKPHKCWDCGKSFSRSADLSKHHRTHTGEKPHNCFECGKSFSTSGQLTIHHRTHTGEKPHKCLECGKSFSQSGDLTIHHRTHIGEKPHKCFECGKSFSTRGDLTIHHRTHTGEKPHKCFECRKSFSTKGNLSKHHRTHTGEKPHKCFECGKNFSRSEHLTIHHRTHTGEKPHKCVECGKSFSMSGDLNKHHRTHTGEKPHKCLECGKSFSSRGNLDKHYRTHTGEKPYKCLECGKCFSQSGNLAVHHRTHTGRMKAHLTAHVQTENHETAEKPKNLPPFVKYKPF